In a single window of the Streptomyces sp. CGMCC 4.7035 genome:
- a CDS encoding response regulator transcription factor, with amino-acid sequence MAIRVLLVDDQPLLRTGFRMILEAEQDIAVVGEAGDGLQALDQVRALQPDVVLMDIRMPRMDGVEATRQITGPGRDGPAKVLVLTTFDLDEYVVEALRAGASGFLLKDAPANELVQAIRVVADGEAMLAPSITRRLLDKYAGHLPSGDDPVPDTLHTLTDREVEVLKLVARGLSNAEIAADLFVSETTVKTHVGHVLTKLGLRDRVQAAVYAYESGLVRPGAQ; translated from the coding sequence GTGGCCATCCGCGTCCTACTGGTCGACGACCAGCCGCTGCTGCGTACGGGCTTCCGGATGATCCTGGAGGCCGAGCAGGACATCGCGGTCGTCGGCGAGGCCGGAGACGGCCTCCAGGCACTTGACCAGGTGCGTGCCCTGCAGCCCGATGTGGTTCTGATGGACATCCGCATGCCGCGGATGGACGGGGTGGAGGCGACCCGGCAGATCACCGGTCCGGGACGGGACGGCCCGGCCAAGGTGCTTGTGCTGACCACGTTCGACCTCGACGAGTATGTGGTGGAGGCGTTGCGGGCCGGTGCGAGTGGCTTCCTCCTCAAGGATGCCCCGGCCAATGAGCTGGTGCAGGCGATCCGGGTGGTCGCCGATGGTGAGGCGATGCTCGCGCCGAGCATCACGCGCCGGCTGCTCGACAAGTACGCGGGGCACCTGCCGTCCGGGGACGATCCGGTTCCGGACACGTTGCACACCCTCACCGATCGCGAGGTGGAGGTGCTGAAGCTGGTGGCGCGCGGGTTGTCGAACGCCGAGATCGCCGCCGATCTCTTCGTCAGCGAGACGACGGTCAAGACGCATGTAGGTCACGTCCTGACCAAGTTGGGGCTGCGGGACCGGGTGCAGGCGGCGGTGTACGCGTATGAGAGCGGGCTGGTGCGCCCGGGCGCACAGTAG